One Panthera leo isolate Ple1 chromosome B1, P.leo_Ple1_pat1.1, whole genome shotgun sequence DNA window includes the following coding sequences:
- the PCDH7 gene encoding protocadherin-7 isoform X2: MLRMRTAGWARGWCLGCCLLLPLSLSLAAAKQLLRYRLAEEGPADVRIGNVASDLGIVTGSGEVTFSLESGSEYLKIDNLTGELSTSERRIDREKLPQCQMIFDENECFLDFEVSVIGPSQSWVDLFEGRVIVLDINDNTPTFPSPVLTLTVEENRPVGTLYLLPTATDRDFGRNGIERYELLQEPGGGGGGGGGGGGGEGRRAGPADSAPYPGGGGNGASGGGPGGSKRRPDAPEGGGGTNPGGRSSVFELQVADTPDGEKQPQLIVKGALDREQRDSYELTLRVRDGGDPPRSSQAILRVLITDVNDNSPRFEKSVYEADLAENSAPGTPILQLRAADLDVGVNGQIEYVFGAATESVRRLLRLDETSGWLSVLHRIDREEVNQLRFTVMARDRGQPPKTDKATVVLNIKDENDNVPSIEIRKIGRIPLKDGVANVAEDVLVDTPIALVQVSDRDQGENGVVTCTVVGDVPFQLKPASDTEGDQNKKKYFLHTSAPLDYETTREFNVVIVAVDSGSPSLSSNNSLVVKVGDTNDNPPVFGQSVVEVYFPENNIPGERVATVLATDADSGKNAEIAYSLDSSVMGIFAIDPDSGDILVNTVLDREQTDRYEFKVNAKDKGIPVLQGSTTVIVQVADKNDNDPKFMQDVFTFYVKENLQPNSPVGMVTVMDADKGRNAEMSLYIEENSNIFSIENDTGTIYSTMSFDREHQTTYTFRVKAVDGGDPPRSATATVSLFVMDENDNAPTVTLPRNISYTLLPPSSNVRTVVATVLATDSDDGINADLNYSIVGGNPFKLFEIDSTSGVVSLVGKLTQKHYGLHRLVVQVNDSGQPSQSTTTLVHVFVNESVSNATVIDSQIARSLHTPLTQDIAGDPSYEISKQRLSIVIGVVAGIMTVILIILIVVMARYCRSKSKNGYEAGKKDHEDFFTPQQHDKSKKPKKDKKNKKSKQPLYSSIVTVEASKPNGQRYDSVNEKLSDSPNMGRYRSVNGGPGSPDLARHYKSSSPLPTVQLHPQSPTAGKKHQAVQDLPPANTFVGAGDNISIGSDHCSEYSCQTNNKYSKQVDTVQTTNPPGHIEESCKMNVCARK, translated from the coding sequence ATGCTGAGGATGCGGACCGCGGGATGGGCGCGCGGCTGGTGCCTGGGCTGCTGCCTCCTCTTGCCGCTCTCGCTCAGCCTGGCGGCCGCCAAGCAACTCCTCCGGTATCGACTGGCCGAGGAGGGCCCGGCGGACGTCCGCATCGGCAACGTCGCCTCGGACCTGGGCATCGTGACCGGCTCGGGTGAGGTGACTTTCAGCCTCGAGTCGGGCTCGGAGTACCTGAAGATCGACAACCTCACCGGCGAGCTGAGCACCAGCGAGCGGCGCATCGACCGCGAGAAGCTGCCCCAGTGTCAGATGATCTTCGACGAGAACGAGTGCTTTCTGGACTTCGAGGTGTCGGTGATCGGGCCCTCGCAGAGCTGGGTGGACCTGTTCGAGGGCCGGGTCATCGTGCTCGACATCAACGACAACACGCCCACCTTCCCGTCACCCGTGCTCACCCTCACGGTGGAGGAGAACCGGCCGGTGGGCACTCTCTACCTGCTGCCCACCGCCACGGACCGTGACTTCGGCCGCAACGGCATCGAGCGCTACGAGCTGCTTCAGGAgcccgggggcggcggcggcggcggcggcggcggcggcggcggcgagggcCGGCGCGCCGGGCCTGCCGACAGCGCCCCCTACCCCGGGGGCGGCGGGAACGGCGCGAGCGGCGGCGGCCCAGGCGGCTCCAAGAGGCGGCCGGACGCGCCGGAGGGCGGCGGCGGGACCAACCCCGGCGGCCGCAGCAGCGTGTTCGAACTGCAGGTGGCCGACACCCCGGATGGCGAGAAGCAGCCACAGCTGATCGTGAAGGGGGCGCTGGACCGGGAACAACGCGACTCCTACGAGCTGACCCTGCGGGTGCGCGACGGTGGCGACCCGCCGCGCTCCTCTCAGGCCATCTTGCGGGTGCTCATCACCGACGTGAACGACAACAGCCCCCGCTTCGAGAAGAGCGTGTACGAGGCGGACCTCGCCGAGAACAGCGCCCCGGGGACTCCCATCCTGCAGTTGCGCGCAGCCGACCTGGACGTGGGGGTCAACGGGCAGATCGAGTACGTGTTCGGAGCCGCTACCGAGTCCGTGCGGCGGCTGCTGCGCCTCGACGAGACGTCCGGCTGGCTCAGTGTCCTGCACCGTATCGACCGGGAGGAGGTGAACCAGCTGCGCTTCACGGTCATGGCCCGGGACCGCGGGCAGCCCCCCAAGACCGACAAGGCCACGGTGGTCCTCAACATCAAGGACGAGAACGACAATGTGCCGTCCATTGAAATCCGCAAGATCGGGCGTATCCCGCTCAAGGACGGGGTGGCCAACGTGGCGGAGGATGTTCTTGTCGACACCCCCATTGCTCTGGTGCAGGTGTCCGACCGAGACCAAGGCGAGAACGGCGTGGTCACCTGCACCGTGGTGGGCGACGTGCCCTTCCAGCTCAAGCCGGCCAGCGACACAGAGGGCGACCAGAACAAGAAAAAGTACTTTCTGCACACCTCGGCCCCTTTGGACTATGAGACCACCCGGGAGTTCAACGTGGTCATCGTGGCGGTGGACTCGGGCAGCCCCAGCCTCTCCAGCAACAACTCCCTGGTTGTCAAGGTAGGAGACACTAATGACAACCCGCCTGTCTTCGGCCAGTCAGTAGTGGAGGTTTACTTTCCCGAGAACAACATCCCTGGAGAGAGGGTGGCCACGGTGCTGGCGACAGACGCCGACAGCGGGAAAAATGCAGAGATCGCCTACTCGCTGGATTCCTCTGTGATGGGGATCTTTGCCATCGATCCTGATTCCGGGGACATCCTCGTCAATACGGTACTGGACCGCGAGCAGACTGACAGGTATGAGTTTAAAGTTAACGCCAAAGACAAAGGCATCCCAGTGTTACAGGGCAGCACCACGGTGATTGTGCAGGTGGCTGACAAGAATGACAATGACCCTAAGTTTATGCAGGACGTCTTTACGTTTTATGTGAAAGAAAACTTGCAGCCCAACAGCCCTGTGGGGATGGTCACGGTGATGGATGCTGACAAGGGACGCAATGCAGAGATGAGCCTCTACATAGAGGAAAACAGTAACATTTTCTCCATTGAAAATGACACGGGGACCATTTATTCCACAATGTCTTTTGACCGGGAACATCAGACCACATACACGTTCAGAGTCAAGGCTGTGGATGGGGGAGATCCTCCCAGATCAGCCACAGCCACGGTCTCTCTCTTTGTCATGGATGAGAATGACAACGCTCCCACAGTTACCCTTCCCAGAAACATTTCCTACACTTTACTGCCACCTTCAAGTAATGTCAGGACAGTAGTAGCTACAGTGCTGGCAACAGACAGTGACGATGGCATCAATGCAGACCTTAACTACAGCATTGTGGGAGGGAATCCCTTCAAGCTGTTTGAAATTGATTCCACCAGCGGTGTGGTTTCCTTAGTGGGGAAACTCACCCAAAAGCATTATGGCTTGCACAGGTTGGTGGTGCAAGTGAATGACAGTGGACAGCCTTCCCAGTCCACCACGACCCTGGTGCATGTGTTTGTCAATGAAAGTGTTTCTAATGCAACTGTGATTGACTCACAGATAGCCAGAAGTTTGCACACCCCACTCACGCAGGATATAGCTGGTGACCCAAGTTACGAAATTAGCAAGCAGAGACTCAGTATTGTCATTGGGGTGGTGGCCGGGATTATGACCGTGATTCTAATCATCTTAATTGTAGTGATGGCAAGGTACTGCCGGTCCAAAAGCAAAAATGGCTATGAAGCTGGCAAAAAAGATCATGAAGACTTTTTTACACCCCAGCAGCATGACAAATCTAAAAAGcctaaaaaagacaagaaaaacaaaaaatctaagcAGCCTCTCTACAGCAGCATTGTCACTGTAGAAGCTTCTAAACCAAATGGACAGAGGTATGATAGTGTCAATGAGAAGCTGTCAGACAGCCCAAACATGGGGCGATACCGATCCGTTAACGGTGGGCCTGGCAGTCCTGACCTGGCCAGGCATTACAAATCTAGTTCTCCATTGCCTACTGTCCAGCTTCATCCCCAGTCACCAACTGCAGGAAAAAAACACCAGGCCGTACAAGATCTACCACCAGCCAACACATTTGTGGGAGCAGGAGACAACATTTCAATTGGATCAGATCACTGCTCTGAATACAGCTGTCAAACCAATAACAAGTACAGCAAACAG
- the PCDH7 gene encoding protocadherin-7 isoform X3 codes for MLRMRTAGWARGWCLGCCLLLPLSLSLAAAKQLLRYRLAEEGPADVRIGNVASDLGIVTGSGEVTFSLESGSEYLKIDNLTGELSTSERRIDREKLPQCQMIFDENECFLDFEVSVIGPSQSWVDLFEGRVIVLDINDNTPTFPSPVLTLTVEENRPVGTLYLLPTATDRDFGRNGIERYELLQEPGGGGGGGGGGGGGEGRRAGPADSAPYPGGGGNGASGGGPGGSKRRPDAPEGGGGTNPGGRSSVFELQVADTPDGEKQPQLIVKGALDREQRDSYELTLRVRDGGDPPRSSQAILRVLITDVNDNSPRFEKSVYEADLAENSAPGTPILQLRAADLDVGVNGQIEYVFGAATESVRRLLRLDETSGWLSVLHRIDREEVNQLRFTVMARDRGQPPKTDKATVVLNIKDENDNVPSIEIRKIGRIPLKDGVANVAEDVLVDTPIALVQVSDRDQGENGVVTCTVVGDVPFQLKPASDTEGDQNKKKYFLHTSAPLDYETTREFNVVIVAVDSGSPSLSSNNSLVVKVGDTNDNPPVFGQSVVEVYFPENNIPGERVATVLATDADSGKNAEIAYSLDSSVMGIFAIDPDSGDILVNTVLDREQTDRYEFKVNAKDKGIPVLQGSTTVIVQVADKNDNDPKFMQDVFTFYVKENLQPNSPVGMVTVMDADKGRNAEMSLYIEENSNIFSIENDTGTIYSTMSFDREHQTTYTFRVKAVDGGDPPRSATATVSLFVMDENDNAPTVTLPRNISYTLLPPSSNVRTVVATVLATDSDDGINADLNYSIVGGNPFKLFEIDSTSGVVSLVGKLTQKHYGLHRLVVQVNDSGQPSQSTTTLVHVFVNESVSNATVIDSQIARSLHTPLTQDIAGDPSYEISKQRLSIVIGVVAGIMTVILIILIVVMARYCRSKSKNGYEAGKKDHEDFFTPQQHDKSKKPKKDKKNKKSKQPLYSSIVTVEASKPNGQRYDSVNEKLSDSPNMGRYRSVNGGPGSPDLARHYKSSSPLPTVQLHPQSPTAGKKHQAVQDLPPANTFVGAGDNISIGSDHCSEYSCQTNNKYSKQMRLHPYITVFG; via the coding sequence ATGCTGAGGATGCGGACCGCGGGATGGGCGCGCGGCTGGTGCCTGGGCTGCTGCCTCCTCTTGCCGCTCTCGCTCAGCCTGGCGGCCGCCAAGCAACTCCTCCGGTATCGACTGGCCGAGGAGGGCCCGGCGGACGTCCGCATCGGCAACGTCGCCTCGGACCTGGGCATCGTGACCGGCTCGGGTGAGGTGACTTTCAGCCTCGAGTCGGGCTCGGAGTACCTGAAGATCGACAACCTCACCGGCGAGCTGAGCACCAGCGAGCGGCGCATCGACCGCGAGAAGCTGCCCCAGTGTCAGATGATCTTCGACGAGAACGAGTGCTTTCTGGACTTCGAGGTGTCGGTGATCGGGCCCTCGCAGAGCTGGGTGGACCTGTTCGAGGGCCGGGTCATCGTGCTCGACATCAACGACAACACGCCCACCTTCCCGTCACCCGTGCTCACCCTCACGGTGGAGGAGAACCGGCCGGTGGGCACTCTCTACCTGCTGCCCACCGCCACGGACCGTGACTTCGGCCGCAACGGCATCGAGCGCTACGAGCTGCTTCAGGAgcccgggggcggcggcggcggcggcggcggcggcggcggcggcgagggcCGGCGCGCCGGGCCTGCCGACAGCGCCCCCTACCCCGGGGGCGGCGGGAACGGCGCGAGCGGCGGCGGCCCAGGCGGCTCCAAGAGGCGGCCGGACGCGCCGGAGGGCGGCGGCGGGACCAACCCCGGCGGCCGCAGCAGCGTGTTCGAACTGCAGGTGGCCGACACCCCGGATGGCGAGAAGCAGCCACAGCTGATCGTGAAGGGGGCGCTGGACCGGGAACAACGCGACTCCTACGAGCTGACCCTGCGGGTGCGCGACGGTGGCGACCCGCCGCGCTCCTCTCAGGCCATCTTGCGGGTGCTCATCACCGACGTGAACGACAACAGCCCCCGCTTCGAGAAGAGCGTGTACGAGGCGGACCTCGCCGAGAACAGCGCCCCGGGGACTCCCATCCTGCAGTTGCGCGCAGCCGACCTGGACGTGGGGGTCAACGGGCAGATCGAGTACGTGTTCGGAGCCGCTACCGAGTCCGTGCGGCGGCTGCTGCGCCTCGACGAGACGTCCGGCTGGCTCAGTGTCCTGCACCGTATCGACCGGGAGGAGGTGAACCAGCTGCGCTTCACGGTCATGGCCCGGGACCGCGGGCAGCCCCCCAAGACCGACAAGGCCACGGTGGTCCTCAACATCAAGGACGAGAACGACAATGTGCCGTCCATTGAAATCCGCAAGATCGGGCGTATCCCGCTCAAGGACGGGGTGGCCAACGTGGCGGAGGATGTTCTTGTCGACACCCCCATTGCTCTGGTGCAGGTGTCCGACCGAGACCAAGGCGAGAACGGCGTGGTCACCTGCACCGTGGTGGGCGACGTGCCCTTCCAGCTCAAGCCGGCCAGCGACACAGAGGGCGACCAGAACAAGAAAAAGTACTTTCTGCACACCTCGGCCCCTTTGGACTATGAGACCACCCGGGAGTTCAACGTGGTCATCGTGGCGGTGGACTCGGGCAGCCCCAGCCTCTCCAGCAACAACTCCCTGGTTGTCAAGGTAGGAGACACTAATGACAACCCGCCTGTCTTCGGCCAGTCAGTAGTGGAGGTTTACTTTCCCGAGAACAACATCCCTGGAGAGAGGGTGGCCACGGTGCTGGCGACAGACGCCGACAGCGGGAAAAATGCAGAGATCGCCTACTCGCTGGATTCCTCTGTGATGGGGATCTTTGCCATCGATCCTGATTCCGGGGACATCCTCGTCAATACGGTACTGGACCGCGAGCAGACTGACAGGTATGAGTTTAAAGTTAACGCCAAAGACAAAGGCATCCCAGTGTTACAGGGCAGCACCACGGTGATTGTGCAGGTGGCTGACAAGAATGACAATGACCCTAAGTTTATGCAGGACGTCTTTACGTTTTATGTGAAAGAAAACTTGCAGCCCAACAGCCCTGTGGGGATGGTCACGGTGATGGATGCTGACAAGGGACGCAATGCAGAGATGAGCCTCTACATAGAGGAAAACAGTAACATTTTCTCCATTGAAAATGACACGGGGACCATTTATTCCACAATGTCTTTTGACCGGGAACATCAGACCACATACACGTTCAGAGTCAAGGCTGTGGATGGGGGAGATCCTCCCAGATCAGCCACAGCCACGGTCTCTCTCTTTGTCATGGATGAGAATGACAACGCTCCCACAGTTACCCTTCCCAGAAACATTTCCTACACTTTACTGCCACCTTCAAGTAATGTCAGGACAGTAGTAGCTACAGTGCTGGCAACAGACAGTGACGATGGCATCAATGCAGACCTTAACTACAGCATTGTGGGAGGGAATCCCTTCAAGCTGTTTGAAATTGATTCCACCAGCGGTGTGGTTTCCTTAGTGGGGAAACTCACCCAAAAGCATTATGGCTTGCACAGGTTGGTGGTGCAAGTGAATGACAGTGGACAGCCTTCCCAGTCCACCACGACCCTGGTGCATGTGTTTGTCAATGAAAGTGTTTCTAATGCAACTGTGATTGACTCACAGATAGCCAGAAGTTTGCACACCCCACTCACGCAGGATATAGCTGGTGACCCAAGTTACGAAATTAGCAAGCAGAGACTCAGTATTGTCATTGGGGTGGTGGCCGGGATTATGACCGTGATTCTAATCATCTTAATTGTAGTGATGGCAAGGTACTGCCGGTCCAAAAGCAAAAATGGCTATGAAGCTGGCAAAAAAGATCATGAAGACTTTTTTACACCCCAGCAGCATGACAAATCTAAAAAGcctaaaaaagacaagaaaaacaaaaaatctaagcAGCCTCTCTACAGCAGCATTGTCACTGTAGAAGCTTCTAAACCAAATGGACAGAGGTATGATAGTGTCAATGAGAAGCTGTCAGACAGCCCAAACATGGGGCGATACCGATCCGTTAACGGTGGGCCTGGCAGTCCTGACCTGGCCAGGCATTACAAATCTAGTTCTCCATTGCCTACTGTCCAGCTTCATCCCCAGTCACCAACTGCAGGAAAAAAACACCAGGCCGTACAAGATCTACCACCAGCCAACACATTTGTGGGAGCAGGAGACAACATTTCAATTGGATCAGATCACTGCTCTGAATACAGCTGTCAAACCAATAACAAGTACAGCAAACAG